A single Thermoproteota archaeon DNA region contains:
- the ftsZ gene encoding cell division protein FtsZ: MKSIVRSATRRVEEELREIPQKVSPEDSALKDFVERVKARIVIMGVGGAGSNTITRLNAIGVDSVETVAVNTDAQHLLTTIADRKFLLGKELCGGNGSGGDPHIGEEAARESMEELEQFFRGTDVLFIMAGLGGGTGTGASPVIAEVGKRVGAVVVSVVTLPFSAEGTKKKEIAMKGLAKLAESSDTIVVVNNDRILDIAKELPLHQAFFISDEIVARAVKGMVELVMKPGLINVDLADLRNVLENGGPAVLSFGESDGENRAIEAVEDALGNPLLEADISGGKAAIINITSGPDFSLEEMEQIVETIVGSLDPTANVIWGARIDESLKGVVQVLLVVTGVASPSVEAALQGEITEATAERATRVRAERPTAPRRVVSDRRTVPLAREVRGPERDLGLDEL, translated from the coding sequence TTGAAGTCCATAGTGAGGTCTGCCACACGCAGAGTTGAGGAGGAGTTACGGGAGATCCCCCAAAAGGTCTCCCCAGAAGATTCTGCTCTGAAGGACTTCGTGGAGAGAGTTAAAGCTAGGATAGTAATAATGGGCGTGGGTGGAGCCGGGAGTAATACTATCACCAGACTGAATGCGATAGGTGTCGATTCTGTGGAGACAGTGGCCGTCAACACAGATGCCCAGCACCTCCTGACCACGATTGCCGATAGGAAATTCCTATTAGGTAAAGAGCTATGCGGCGGGAACGGATCAGGTGGTGACCCGCACATAGGTGAAGAGGCCGCTAGGGAGAGCATGGAGGAGCTGGAGCAGTTCTTCAGGGGTACTGACGTACTCTTCATAATGGCCGGACTGGGAGGGGGGACCGGCACAGGCGCCTCCCCTGTGATAGCTGAGGTCGGGAAGAGAGTAGGAGCCGTGGTGGTTTCCGTCGTTACACTACCATTCTCGGCGGAAGGAACCAAGAAGAAGGAGATAGCGATGAAGGGGCTCGCCAAACTGGCGGAATCCTCAGACACGATAGTGGTGGTTAACAACGATAGGATATTGGATATAGCGAAGGAGCTTCCTCTGCACCAAGCGTTCTTCATTTCGGACGAAATCGTAGCTAGGGCCGTCAAGGGCATGGTTGAGCTTGTGATGAAGCCCGGTCTGATAAATGTAGACTTGGCCGACCTCAGGAACGTCTTAGAGAATGGGGGTCCGGCGGTTCTCTCATTCGGAGAGAGCGATGGGGAGAATAGGGCAATAGAGGCCGTTGAGGATGCTCTAGGTAACCCCCTGCTCGAGGCTGATATCTCAGGCGGTAAGGCGGCCATCATAAATATCACCTCGGGTCCGGACTTCTCCCTCGAGGAGATGGAACAGATCGTGGAGACCATAGTGGGATCCTTGGACCCGACCGCCAATGTCATATGGGGGGCTAGGATAGACGAGTCCCTAAAGGGAGTGGTCCAAGTCCTCTTGGTGGTCACCGGAGTAGCATCTCCCAGTGTTGAGGCTGCCCTCCAAGGTGAGATCACCGAGGCGACCGCTGAGAGGGCCACTAGGGTAAGAGCAGAGAGGCCCACGGCCCCGAGGAGGGTGGTCTCCGATAGGAGGACTGTACCTCTAGCTAGAGAGGTAAGGGGACCGGAAAGGGACTTAGGCCTGGATGAGCTGTGA
- a CDS encoding protein translocase SEC61 complex subunit gamma: MPRKKDQRGKQPTKSRSGLRDYIVQTLKVAEKPGWEEVWSTFKVTVTGFLIVGVIGFLFQLTALYLVGG, encoded by the coding sequence ATGCCCAGAAAGAAGGATCAGAGAGGTAAACAGCCCACCAAAAGCAGGTCTGGACTGCGAGATTACATAGTCCAGACGCTCAAGGTCGCGGAGAAACCGGGCTGGGAAGAGGTGTGGAGCACGTTCAAGGTGACCGTAACGGGTTTCCTTATAGTCGGTGTGATAGGCTTCCTGTTCCAGCTGACGGCGCTATACCTAGTGGGTGGCTAG
- a CDS encoding transcription elongation factor Spt5 produces MESQQSQALFFPVRIVSGKEINIIRLLMARVSSTGAKVRSILFIPKFKGYLFIESDREYEVRRLIRGLTKVKLASTSPIPLQEIENLIASETAAIEIEPGDIVKIIKGNFKGYRAVVLSVPEGGRGKMLTLKLLDIDRDWEIKMPLTNVKLVEKKGEEAEGGAQSA; encoded by the coding sequence ATGGAGAGCCAACAATCCCAGGCACTCTTTTTTCCAGTTAGAATAGTTTCAGGAAAGGAAATAAATATAATACGCCTACTCATGGCGAGGGTATCCTCCACAGGAGCCAAGGTAAGGTCCATTCTCTTCATACCGAAGTTCAAGGGGTATCTGTTCATCGAGTCGGACAGGGAGTACGAGGTTAGGAGGTTAATTAGGGGCCTTACCAAGGTTAAACTCGCATCAACGAGCCCCATTCCACTCCAAGAGATAGAGAACTTGATTGCCTCCGAAACGGCTGCTATAGAGATAGAGCCCGGGGATATAGTGAAGATTATTAAAGGGAATTTCAAAGGCTACAGGGCCGTCGTGCTCTCGGTCCCTGAGGGTGGCAGGGGCAAGATGCTCACCCTGAAGTTGTTGGACATAGACAGGGACTGGGAGATAAAAATGCCCCTAACAAACGTGAAGCTGGTAGAGAAGAAGGGAGAAGAGGCCGAGGGAGGTGCTCAAAGTGCCTAA
- a CDS encoding 50S ribosomal protein L11, which translates to MPKKVVKVMIEGGKATPGPPLGPALGGLGLNMGLVVKEINDKTKEYAGMKVPVEIEIDLETKEFEVRVGTPPTSMLILRELGAEKGSSDPGSKRIGDLKMEQVVKIARTKLENANTSDLKKVVKQVLGTALSMGVTVEGKNPREIQREIDSGVWDEVVGG; encoded by the coding sequence GTGCCTAAGAAGGTAGTTAAGGTTATGATAGAGGGTGGAAAGGCCACACCCGGTCCTCCGCTGGGTCCTGCGCTGGGAGGCTTGGGTCTCAACATGGGACTCGTGGTCAAGGAGATAAACGATAAGACCAAGGAGTACGCTGGCATGAAGGTTCCGGTGGAGATAGAGATCGACCTAGAGACTAAGGAGTTCGAAGTCAGGGTAGGAACTCCCCCTACCTCCATGCTCATCCTCAGGGAATTGGGAGCGGAGAAGGGATCTTCCGATCCGGGCTCCAAGAGGATTGGAGACCTCAAGATGGAACAGGTGGTGAAGATAGCTAGGACAAAGCTAGAGAACGCTAATACGAGTGATCTCAAAAAGGTGGTGAAGCAAGTATTGGGGACGGCTCTATCTATGGGCGTGACCGTGGAAGGGAAGAACCCCCGTGAGATTCAGAGAGAAA